The Euphorbia lathyris chromosome 2, ddEupLath1.1, whole genome shotgun sequence genome includes a window with the following:
- the LOC136220322 gene encoding uncharacterized protein, whose amino-acid sequence MGLDDTVEKMQLRQSYRNLWHTDLLSTIGADTPFCCFSLICGPCASYMMRKRALYDDMSRYVCCAGYVPCSGKCGERNCPEVCLCTEVFCCFANSVASTRFLLQDEFNIQTTQCDNCIIGFMICLQQLACICSLIACITGSDEIADLADMLTCLSDLAFCSVCPCIQTQHKVEMDKRDGKFGPHPVMAVPQMQQMSRMDQEMPPPLGYPPHPDYGQPYGQLPPGYAAGYPPAGYPPPPPGVYPPPPPPPPYTKM is encoded by the exons ATGGGGCTCGATGACACTGTGGAGAAAATGCAGCTGCGCCAGAGTTACAGGAACCTCTGGCATACCGATCTCTTGAGCACTATTGGCGCCGATACTCCTT TTTGCTGTTTCTCGCTAATTTG TGGACCATGTGCTTCGTACATGATGCGCAAACGGGCTCTTTACGATGATATGTCAAG GTACGTTTGTTGCGCTGGCTATGTACCATGTAGTGGCAAGTGCGGAGAAAGGAACTGCCCAGAAGTGTGTCTTTGTACCGAG GTCTTTTGTTGCTTTGCTAATTCAGTTGCTTCAACACGCTTCCTGTTGCAAGATGAGTTCAATATACAGACAACTCAATGTGACAACTGCATCATT GGATTCATGATATGCCTGCAACAATTGGCATGCATATGTTCTTTAATTGCTTGCATAACTGGAAGTGATGAAATTGCTGACCTTGCTGATATGTTGACCTGTCTGAGTGACTTGGCTTTTTGCTC GGTTTGCCCTTGCATTCAG ACACAGCACAAGGTTGAAATGGACAAAAGAGATGGGAAATTCGGGCCACATCCTGTTATGGCAGTACCTCAAATGCAGCAAATGTCTCGTATGGATCAAGAAATGCCTCCACCGTTGGGCTATCCACCTCACCCGGATTATGGACAGCCTTATGGCCAACTTCCACCAGGTTATGCTGCTGGTTATCCTCCTGCCGGATATCCTCCGCCACCTCCTGGTGTATAtccacctcctcctcctcctccaccttACACTAAGATGTGA
- the LOC136217031 gene encoding brassinosteroid-responsive RING protein 1-like encodes MGFPVGYSEVFLPKLFVHTLSFLGLIRNLILCLFNYLGLSDFLETDNIWPDNTIRIHTHPPVSAALIREILPVVKFQDVVAGAGDGDLPESCAVCLYEFEGEAEIRWLKNCKHIFHRACLDRWMDHDRNTCPLCRTSFVPDEMQEEYNQRLLAAAADDTDFYSEYSSVPVL; translated from the coding sequence ATGGGGTTTCCGGTCGGGTATTCGGAGGTTTTTCTGCCGAAGCTATTTGTTCATACACTTTCATTTCTGGGTTTAATCCGAAATCTGATTCTCTGCCTTTTCAATTATTTGGGGCTTTCGGATTTTCTCGAAACGGATAACATTTGGCCCGACAATACAATCCGAATCCACACCCACCCGCCCGTTTCCGCCGCTCTGATCCGCGAAATCCTCCCCGTCGTGAAGTTTCAAGATGTGGTCGCCGGAGCCGGAGACGGTGATTTGCCGGAGAGCTGCGCTGTTTGCTTGTATGAATTTGAGGGAGAGGCAGAGATCAGGTGGTTAAAGAATTGTAAACACATATTTCACAGGGCGTGTTTGGACCGTTGGATGGATCATGATAGGAACACGTGTCCTCTTTgtagaacatcatttgttcctGATGAGATGCAAGAAGAGTATAATCAACGGTTATTGGCTGCTGCTGCTGACGACACTGATTTTTACAGTGAGTACAGTTCTGTGCCAGTTTTGTAG